The genomic segment GGCGTCCTCTTTGGCAGCCCCCTCCTCTGCTTTCGGGGCCTCGGCTTGAGCCTCCTCCTtcgcctcctccttcttctcgTCCACGGCGGCGGCGCCATTTTCAGCCGGCTTCTCCTCCTCCGCGGCGGCCGCCTCCTCCTTGACCGCCTCGTTCTTCTTGCTCTTCTTCAGGTTGAGTTTGAAGTTGAAGGACTTCTTCAGggagaacttcttcttcttcttcttggggGTCTCCTTGGCGGCCGCCTCGCCCTCAGGTTTGGCCGCCTCGCCCTCGGCTTTGGTCGCCTCGCCGTCGGCGGCGGCGGGCGCCGGCTCGATGGCGTCGCCCTCGGCGCCGGCCTCCGGCTCCTTGGCGGCCTCGGCCGAGCCGTTGGTGGCGGCAGCGTCCCCGTCAGGCTTAGTGGAGACGTCGCCATTGGTCTTCACGTGGCCGTtctcctgcaaaaaaaaaaaaaaaaaaacataaaactgcACCAAAAGGCAAAATATCCAACATCCGATGGTTTTTCTTGAGAATGTGTGATCATTTTGCAGAGCATCGTCGTGCTCATCAATTAAGAGAGGCGACGCCTTGCAGCTCCTTGGCCGGTCGACAGGCGGCGGTAGAGGCGCGGGTACCAGACAGACCCTCAACAAAGACGCGTCTCGTCTTTTCCACTAAATCGGTCCAAAAATGTTCCACTAAAACCCTCACTGATGATCGCAACTAAATCCACTGGTTAATTAAATCGGATAAAACGGGAAAGGTGCACAttcgtagaaaaaaaaaaggtgcgttcaagacgccccccctcccccgtttTCTTGCATTTCTTGCATTTTGATCAAAT from the Entelurus aequoreus isolate RoL-2023_Sb linkage group LG20, RoL_Eaeq_v1.1, whole genome shotgun sequence genome contains:
- the marcksl1b gene encoding MARCKS-related protein 1-B → MGSQSSKGEVAVEANAAAAAADAAAVKTNGQENGHVKTNGDVSTKPDGDAAATNGSAEAAKEPEAGAEGDAIEPAPAAADGEATKAEGEAAKPEGEAAAKETPKKKKKKFSLKKSFNFKLNLKKSKKNEAVKEEAAAAEEEKPAENGAAAVDEKKEEAKEEAQAEAPKAEEGAAKEDAPKEEAKEAAAPEASKPTEESSSTPAPSEKKE